The Dokdonella koreensis DS-123 genome has a segment encoding these proteins:
- a CDS encoding serine hydrolase domain-containing protein: MAALLIRLLLPPCLAVALTAGCARKDPLADMREGRQPGCAVATLGPGGAAFDAAGYADVEAGLPITAETRFLIASASKQFTALAVLKLAEQGRFTLDDPARRWLPDLSGALQGATVRQLLNQTAGVRDHTVLMALAGIERMGQVSPDALLAMMRGLSSSNFPPGSRARYSNGSYLMLAQLVERVSGRSLTDYARDEIFAPLGMNDTGFDARPLVAQGYQPVRAGGFRIANDQPSLPGPGGLVTTVRDLARFDAAFRAGDTVLTPAMKAVFLEPGHLSNGETAVLPEFGTPYGAGIGLERREGRLWLSHDGGSEGFRAQYLRQAEAPVGAIVLCNRVDVDPGEIAERLSRLPTPQAVSSPGTPASTEPHPASAAAIADLAGHWRSPETLIDYAIRAKEDGVQVTIRSPLAAEPIVEDWAGLKVNADGELTTGPLRLKTNDDTLSVSFGGRVQGLVFHRVDD; the protein is encoded by the coding sequence ATGGCTGCATTGCTCATCCGGCTGCTTCTCCCACCGTGCCTCGCCGTGGCGTTGACGGCGGGCTGCGCCCGCAAGGATCCGCTCGCCGACATGCGCGAGGGCCGCCAGCCCGGCTGCGCTGTGGCGACTCTGGGGCCGGGCGGCGCGGCGTTCGACGCGGCCGGTTACGCGGACGTCGAAGCCGGCCTGCCGATCACGGCGGAAACGCGCTTCCTGATCGCATCGGCGTCCAAGCAGTTCACGGCGCTGGCAGTCCTGAAACTGGCCGAACAGGGCCGTTTCACGTTGGACGATCCAGCCCGGCGGTGGCTGCCGGACCTGTCCGGTGCCTTGCAGGGCGCGACCGTACGCCAATTGCTGAACCAGACCGCCGGCGTTCGCGATCACACCGTGCTGATGGCCCTTGCCGGTATCGAGCGCATGGGCCAGGTCTCGCCCGACGCGCTGCTGGCGATGATGCGCGGCTTGAGTTCGAGCAATTTCCCGCCCGGCAGCCGGGCCCGCTACTCGAACGGGAGCTACCTGATGCTGGCGCAACTCGTCGAGCGCGTATCGGGCCGGTCCCTCACGGACTATGCGCGCGACGAGATCTTCGCGCCCCTGGGGATGAACGACACGGGTTTCGATGCCCGGCCGCTGGTCGCGCAGGGTTACCAGCCCGTTCGTGCTGGCGGATTCCGCATCGCCAACGACCAGCCGAGCCTGCCGGGGCCGGGAGGGCTGGTGACGACGGTTCGGGATCTGGCTCGCTTCGATGCGGCCTTCCGGGCCGGCGATACGGTCTTGACGCCCGCGATGAAGGCGGTGTTTCTCGAACCCGGGCACCTGTCGAACGGCGAGACGGCCGTCCTGCCGGAGTTCGGGACGCCCTATGGCGCGGGCATTGGACTCGAGCGACGGGAGGGCAGGCTGTGGCTGAGTCACGACGGTGGATCGGAAGGCTTCCGGGCGCAGTATCTGCGGCAGGCCGAGGCACCGGTCGGCGCGATCGTGCTGTGCAATCGCGTCGACGTGGATCCGGGCGAGATCGCCGAGCGCCTGTCGAGGCTGCCGACGCCGCAGGCGGTTTCTTCGCCTGGCACTCCGGCATCCACGGAGCCGCACCCGGCATCCGCGGCCGCGATCGCGGATCTCGCCGGCCACTGGCGATCCCCGGAGACGCTGATCGACTATGCCATCCGTGCGAAGGAGGACGGCGTCCAGGTCACGATACGGTCACCGCTCGCGGCCGAGCCGATCGTCGAGGACTGGGCCGGGCTCAAGGTCAACGCGGACGGCGAACTCACCACGGGCCCGCTCCGCCTCAAGACCAACGACGACACGTTGTCCGTCAGTTTCGGGGGCAGGGTCCAGGGATTGGTCTTCCATCGTGTCGACGACTGA
- a CDS encoding transposase, with the protein MDKDIRMPRSPRLDLPGIAQHVIQRGNDRQPCFFTADDYRRYLRDLNETARREGCAIHAYVLMTNHVHLLVTPPEVGCTSRMMQALGRRYVRHVNQTYRRTGTLWEGRYKAGLVAGDAHLLQCHRYIELNPLRAAMVTDPRDYPWSSHHRNAFGTHDSVIRPHSAYRELATGIEQRQARYRAFVMDDVTQEEIEAIRAHLQRQHLYGPDRFRHAIEAQLGRTLEPRTVGRPRKAPSSSQSVKDQGNSL; encoded by the coding sequence TTGGACAAAGACATCCGCATGCCTCGCTCACCCAGACTCGATCTTCCCGGAATCGCACAGCACGTGATCCAGCGTGGCAACGATCGCCAGCCGTGCTTCTTCACCGCCGACGACTATCGACGCTACCTGCGCGATCTCAATGAGACCGCCCGGCGTGAAGGCTGCGCGATCCACGCGTACGTACTGATGACCAACCACGTGCACCTGCTCGTGACGCCGCCCGAAGTCGGCTGCACCAGCCGCATGATGCAAGCCCTGGGCAGACGCTACGTGCGCCATGTCAACCAGACCTACCGCCGCACCGGCACGCTCTGGGAAGGCCGCTACAAAGCTGGCCTCGTCGCCGGCGACGCGCATCTGCTGCAGTGCCATCGCTACATCGAGCTGAATCCGCTACGCGCCGCGATGGTGACGGACCCTCGTGACTACCCCTGGTCAAGCCACCACCGCAACGCGTTCGGCACGCACGACTCAGTGATTCGTCCACACAGCGCCTACCGCGAACTGGCGACCGGCATCGAGCAGCGTCAGGCCCGCTACCGTGCATTCGTGATGGACGATGTGACCCAGGAGGAAATCGAGGCTATCCGCGCCCATCTGCAGCGCCAGCACCTCTATGGTCCTGACCGCTTCCGCCACGCCATCGAAGCCCAACTCGGCCGCACACTCGAGCCGCGCACTGTCGGGCGACCGCGCAAGGCTCCGAGCTCATCCCAAAGCGTCAAAGATCAGGGAAATTCACTCTGA
- a CDS encoding DNA cytosine methyltransferase, protein MNRAPTDRELRPDAHAQLSSNLSCEPVHLMRGPTPMGNHYVAGLFAGIGGVERGLARAGHETVLFCENDPAAMAVLRDRFPAIRLHDDVRTLQELPRETTLVVAGFPCQDLSQAGTTKGLAGARSGLVGEVFRLIEAARTPWVLLENVPFMLQLGRGEAMNVITSRLEVMGYRWAYRVVDSRAFGLPQRRRRVYLVASLEGDPRHVLFADEAGARADPILNGHPVACGFYWTEGLRGLGWAVDAVPTLKGGSALGIPSPPAIWMPDGILVTPDIRDGERLQGFPAGWTKAAEKVAKKGSRWKLVGNAVSVPAANWIGRRMRRPGHLLDFDVRSMHGHRHWPIAAWNVGEGRFAVAASEWPVSKAPPPLHAFLKHGVAPLSARATGGFLKRTRDAKLNFPPGFISAVERHLAAMSD, encoded by the coding sequence ATGAATCGAGCCCCAACCGATCGCGAACTGCGCCCCGACGCTCACGCGCAGTTGAGTTCGAATTTATCGTGTGAACCTGTGCACCTGATGCGTGGACCGACTCCGATGGGGAATCATTACGTCGCCGGTCTTTTCGCAGGCATCGGTGGTGTAGAGCGGGGACTCGCACGCGCCGGACACGAGACCGTTTTGTTCTGCGAGAATGATCCTGCGGCGATGGCCGTGCTCCGTGACCGTTTCCCCGCCATTCGTCTGCACGACGACGTGCGGACGTTGCAGGAGCTGCCTCGAGAGACGACGCTGGTCGTCGCCGGCTTTCCTTGCCAGGATCTCTCGCAGGCCGGTACCACCAAGGGGCTGGCCGGCGCGCGTTCCGGCCTTGTCGGGGAAGTGTTCCGGTTGATCGAAGCCGCACGTACGCCGTGGGTGCTGTTGGAGAACGTACCCTTCATGCTGCAGCTCGGACGCGGTGAAGCGATGAACGTCATCACCTCGAGGCTTGAGGTGATGGGCTATCGCTGGGCTTATCGCGTCGTCGATTCGCGTGCCTTCGGTTTGCCGCAGAGGCGTCGGCGTGTCTACTTGGTGGCCAGTTTGGAAGGTGACCCACGCCATGTCCTGTTCGCCGACGAGGCCGGAGCGCGGGCGGACCCGATCTTGAATGGCCATCCGGTCGCGTGCGGCTTTTATTGGACGGAAGGTCTGCGTGGGCTCGGATGGGCGGTGGATGCCGTACCGACGTTGAAAGGCGGCTCGGCTCTCGGTATCCCTTCGCCCCCGGCCATCTGGATGCCGGACGGCATCTTGGTCACACCCGATATTCGGGACGGAGAGCGGCTGCAAGGTTTCCCGGCCGGTTGGACGAAGGCGGCCGAGAAGGTCGCGAAGAAGGGCTCGCGCTGGAAGCTCGTCGGCAACGCCGTCAGCGTGCCGGCGGCTAACTGGATCGGCCGCCGTATGCGCCGTCCCGGTCACCTGCTCGATTTCGACGTCCGGTCGATGCACGGGCATCGCCATTGGCCGATCGCGGCATGGAACGTCGGAGAGGGGCGGTTTGCCGTGGCGGCGTCGGAGTGGCCGGTATCCAAGGCGCCGCCTCCGTTGCACGCGTTCCTAAAGCACGGCGTTGCGCCGTTGTCTGCGAGAGCGACCGGCGGATTTCTGAAACGCACACGTGACGCGAAGTTGAACTTTCCGCCGGGCTTCATAAGCGCGGTTGAAAGACATCTGGCCGCGATGTCGGATTGA
- a CDS encoding MFS transporter, translating into MTASAKSPLTAAPEADTRARLRRSVSNTLKGSAGNLVEWYDVYVYSVFAAYFESQFFSPEDKNATLFIWAIFAMTFLMRPIGAWFFGRFADRHGRRLALTVSVTIMAGCSFAIAITPTVAAIGLAAPMILLLARLIQGFATGGEYGASATYLSEAAIPGRRGFLSSFHYVTLVGGHVLAQLTLLAMLTFFDTAQISHWGWRIAFAIGGIAAIVVFWMRRTMDESLGLDAIQAARSGQARTSGSLRELFFHQWRPLLLCFLITAGGTVAFYTYSVIGPKMIQSLFAGGDAMTGVVINLIALTVLMLLQPLGGWLSDIVGRKSLLVFFGIGGVAYTGYLVLALPQQTHWLPAFAMLAVAFVILTGYTSINAVVKAELFPTHVRALGVGLGYALANSAFGGTAPLLYQAALRTDKMMLFAGYVTAVIAASLVVYVFFLKNKGANWLDDAGAMDRRAAH; encoded by the coding sequence ATGACGGCATCCGCAAAGTCCCCTTTGACGGCCGCACCCGAAGCCGATACCCGTGCCCGCCTGCGCCGCTCGGTCTCCAACACGCTCAAGGGATCGGCGGGCAACCTGGTCGAGTGGTACGACGTCTACGTCTATTCGGTCTTCGCCGCCTACTTCGAGTCGCAGTTCTTTTCGCCCGAGGACAAGAACGCCACCTTGTTCATCTGGGCGATCTTCGCCATGACCTTCCTGATGCGGCCGATCGGCGCCTGGTTCTTCGGCCGGTTCGCCGATCGCCACGGCCGCCGCCTGGCGCTGACGGTATCGGTCACGATCATGGCCGGCTGCTCGTTCGCCATCGCGATCACGCCCACCGTAGCCGCCATCGGCTTGGCGGCGCCGATGATCCTGTTGCTGGCGCGCCTGATCCAGGGTTTCGCCACCGGCGGCGAGTACGGCGCCAGCGCCACGTATCTGTCGGAGGCGGCCATTCCCGGCCGGCGCGGCTTCCTCTCCTCGTTCCACTACGTCACCCTGGTCGGCGGCCATGTGCTGGCACAGCTCACCCTGCTGGCGATGCTGACGTTCTTCGATACCGCGCAGATCTCGCACTGGGGCTGGCGCATCGCCTTCGCCATCGGCGGCATCGCCGCCATCGTGGTGTTCTGGATGCGGCGGACGATGGACGAATCGCTGGGGCTCGATGCCATCCAGGCCGCCCGCAGCGGCCAGGCACGCACATCCGGCTCCCTGCGCGAGCTGTTCTTCCACCAGTGGCGTCCCCTGCTGCTGTGCTTCCTGATCACTGCCGGCGGCACCGTCGCGTTCTATACCTATTCGGTGATCGGCCCGAAAATGATCCAGAGCCTGTTCGCAGGCGGCGACGCGATGACCGGCGTCGTCATCAACCTGATCGCCTTGACCGTGCTGATGCTGCTGCAGCCGCTAGGCGGCTGGCTGTCGGACATCGTCGGGCGCAAGAGTCTCTTGGTGTTCTTCGGCATCGGCGGCGTGGCCTACACCGGATACCTGGTGCTGGCGCTGCCTCAGCAGACCCACTGGCTGCCTGCGTTCGCGATGCTCGCGGTCGCCTTCGTGATCCTGACCGGCTACACCTCGATCAACGCCGTCGTGAAGGCCGAGCTGTTCCCCACCCACGTGCGCGCCCTGGGCGTCGGGCTGGGCTATGCACTGGCCAACTCCGCGTTCGGCGGTACCGCGCCGCTGCTGTACCAGGCCGCGCTGCGCACCGACAAGATGATGCTGTTCGCGGGATACGTCACCGCGGTGATCGCGGCGTCGCTGGTCGTGTATGTGTTCTTTCTGAAGAACAAGGGAGCGAACTGGCTGGATGATGCCGGGGCAATGGATCGTCGGGCTGCGCATTGA
- a CDS encoding transposase, protein MGEVEPISDARIGDQRCRMRSISGETCRMARQTRFDLPNIAQHVVQRGNNRLPCFLDDSDRRRYLLLLRESLLATKVALHAYVLMDNHAHLLVTPTEIGAVARLMQKLGRQYVGQFNAHHRRTGTLWEGRYKSCLVGGDRYVLNCSRYIDLNPVRARLTDAPEQYAWSSCAHLCGQRADPLLTPHPAYVRLGADRAATYRSLLREALPDEDLKAIRDYLQQQRAWGRDDFRAMVEAKTQ, encoded by the coding sequence ATGGGCGAAGTCGAGCCGATTTCTGACGCAAGAATCGGCGATCAGCGGTGCCGGATGAGGTCGATCAGCGGCGAGACTTGCCGGATGGCCCGACAAACCCGCTTCGATCTGCCGAACATCGCTCAGCACGTCGTACAACGCGGCAACAATCGCCTGCCCTGCTTCCTGGACGACAGCGACCGACGGCGATACCTGCTTCTGCTGCGAGAATCGTTGCTGGCCACCAAGGTCGCCCTGCACGCCTACGTCCTCATGGACAACCACGCCCACCTGCTCGTGACGCCGACCGAGATCGGCGCGGTAGCCCGGCTGATGCAAAAACTCGGACGCCAGTACGTAGGGCAGTTCAATGCCCACCATCGCCGCACCGGGACATTGTGGGAAGGACGCTACAAGTCCTGCCTGGTGGGAGGCGACCGCTATGTGCTGAATTGCTCCCGCTACATCGACCTCAACCCGGTTCGGGCACGGTTGACCGATGCCCCGGAACAATACGCTTGGTCCAGCTGCGCTCACCTGTGCGGCCAGCGCGCTGATCCGCTGCTCACGCCCCACCCTGCCTATGTGAGGCTCGGTGCCGATCGCGCGGCGACCTATCGATCGCTACTCCGCGAGGCGCTGCCCGACGAGGACCTGAAAGCCATCCGCGACTACCTGCAGCAGCAGCGCGCATGGGGCCGCGATGACTTTCGCGCCATGGTCGAAGCCAAGACCCAATGA
- a CDS encoding exodeoxyribonuclease III, producing the protein MTPRAPLRIATFNVNGIGTRLPQVLAWLEREQPDIVALQELKATDDAFPAVELEAAGYGALWLGQRSWNGVALLGRHVEPVESRRGLPGDACDTQSRYLEAAVHGVLVGALYLPNGNPRPGPKFDYKLAWMARLAKHAETLVDLPCPVALIGDYNVIPTDEDVYDPKAWRKDALIQPEVREAFAHLLAQGWTDGLREAHGPGAIYTFWDYFRQHAERDRGLRIDHLLLNATAAKGLKHAGVDRWVRLQEKASDHAPAWVEIASPKPPP; encoded by the coding sequence ATGACCCCACGCGCCCCGCTGCGTATCGCGACCTTCAACGTCAACGGCATCGGCACGCGCCTGCCACAGGTGCTCGCGTGGCTCGAGCGCGAGCAGCCCGACATCGTCGCCTTGCAGGAACTGAAGGCCACCGACGATGCGTTCCCCGCCGTCGAACTCGAAGCCGCCGGCTACGGTGCGCTGTGGCTGGGCCAACGCAGCTGGAACGGCGTCGCCCTCCTCGGCCGCCACGTCGAACCCGTGGAGAGCCGCCGTGGCCTGCCCGGCGATGCCTGCGACACGCAGAGCCGCTACCTCGAAGCCGCCGTGCACGGCGTGCTCGTCGGTGCGCTCTACCTGCCCAACGGCAATCCGCGGCCCGGGCCGAAGTTCGACTACAAGCTGGCCTGGATGGCGCGGCTCGCCAAACACGCCGAGACCCTCGTCGACCTGCCCTGTCCGGTTGCGCTGATCGGCGACTACAACGTGATCCCGACCGACGAGGACGTCTACGATCCCAAGGCCTGGCGCAAGGACGCATTGATCCAGCCCGAGGTGCGCGAGGCGTTCGCACACCTCCTCGCACAAGGCTGGACCGATGGTCTGCGCGAGGCCCATGGCCCCGGCGCGATCTACACGTTCTGGGACTACTTCCGGCAGCATGCCGAGCGCGACCGCGGCCTGCGCATCGACCACCTGCTGCTCAATGCCACGGCCGCCAAAGGCCTGAAGCACGCCGGCGTCGATCGCTGGGTGCGCCTGCAGGAGAAGGCCAGCGACCATGCGCCGGCGTGGGTGGAGATCGCCAGCCCCAAGCCCCCACCCTGA
- a CDS encoding SPFH domain-containing protein, producing the protein MGLIQAAVGAIGGTLADQWKDFYTVPAGLPATAALFAAVPQGTNAGRGSNTKGSSNIITNGSKIVVPEGYGLLLFQDGKITGFAAEPGGYEWRSDDLNSQSIFAGDGLVSALIMQSWERFKFGGQPGSQQAAFFVSLKELPDNRFGTQSEIYWDDGFLNTQVGAVTRGSYTLKIVDPILFVKNFVPAGYLQTGQVFDFTDLDNAAASQLFNEVVGSLAPAFSLYSNDPGKGNRITKLQQDSLGFAKSLSDAVEQAYQWKSDRGLAIVKTAIVSIEYDANTRELLKTVQRADALAGSRGNSNLQASVAQGIQSAGENGGAAGLVGVGMASGMLGGIGTLQQPATAAAPAADDPVAKLKKAKEMLDLGLITQSDYDALKAKALGL; encoded by the coding sequence ATGGGTCTGATACAGGCAGCGGTTGGGGCAATCGGCGGCACGCTGGCCGACCAGTGGAAGGACTTCTACACGGTGCCGGCCGGCCTGCCGGCCACCGCAGCGCTGTTCGCCGCCGTGCCCCAGGGCACCAATGCCGGGCGCGGTTCGAACACCAAGGGTTCCTCCAACATCATCACCAACGGCTCGAAGATCGTCGTGCCGGAAGGCTACGGCCTGCTGCTGTTCCAGGACGGCAAGATCACCGGGTTCGCCGCCGAGCCGGGCGGCTACGAGTGGCGATCGGACGACCTCAACTCCCAATCGATCTTCGCCGGCGACGGCCTGGTCAGCGCGCTCATCATGCAGAGCTGGGAGCGCTTCAAGTTCGGCGGCCAGCCGGGCTCGCAGCAGGCCGCCTTCTTCGTCTCGCTGAAGGAGCTCCCGGACAACCGCTTCGGCACGCAGTCCGAGATCTACTGGGACGACGGCTTCCTCAACACGCAGGTCGGCGCGGTCACGCGCGGCTCCTACACGCTGAAGATCGTCGACCCGATCCTGTTCGTGAAGAACTTCGTACCGGCCGGCTATCTCCAGACCGGCCAGGTCTTCGATTTCACCGACCTGGACAACGCCGCCGCCAGCCAGCTGTTCAACGAGGTGGTGGGCTCGCTCGCACCGGCCTTCAGCCTGTACAGCAACGATCCCGGCAAGGGCAACCGCATCACCAAGCTGCAGCAGGATTCGCTCGGTTTCGCCAAGAGCCTGTCCGATGCGGTGGAGCAGGCCTACCAGTGGAAGTCCGATCGCGGCCTGGCGATCGTCAAGACCGCCATCGTGTCGATCGAGTACGACGCGAACACGCGGGAACTGCTCAAGACCGTGCAGCGCGCCGATGCGCTCGCCGGCTCGCGCGGCAACTCCAACTTGCAGGCCAGCGTCGCCCAGGGCATCCAGTCGGCCGGCGAGAACGGTGGCGCGGCAGGCCTGGTCGGCGTCGGCATGGCCTCGGGCATGCTCGGCGGCATCGGCACCCTGCAGCAGCCGGCCACCGCGGCCGCCCCCGCCGCTGACGATCCCGTCGCCAAGCTGAAGAAGGCCAAGGAGATGCTCGACCTCGGCCTGATCACCCAGTCCGACTACGACGCGCTCAAGGCCAAGGCGCTGGGTCTCTAA
- a CDS encoding helix-turn-helix transcriptional regulator: MDWRPAAPDLRPFVTAFAERRDAAAFATMRELPVPVPLLQIMLGTDFYLAKARGLEPAPRAALWGPSSTTTRSHTRQPLHVFVAALTLHGSATLGRPAAGCLADRQTPLDDLLPAASRRLFSRVLEAPDFDHRVVAMESWLRHAFRCAPPPDPATAMMDAMLDHRLQGPVFEIARAAGISERALHKRCERLVGLSPKRLLRIARLQRVLAVLHPSPWLTRAAPGEALLEFADDSHLAHDFKSLTGLTLSAYRNAKLASGDRLVHTVIEA; this comes from the coding sequence ATGGACTGGCGGCCGGCCGCGCCCGATCTGCGCCCGTTCGTCACCGCCTTCGCGGAGCGCCGCGACGCTGCCGCGTTCGCGACGATGCGCGAGCTGCCCGTGCCGGTACCGTTGCTGCAGATCATGCTCGGGACGGATTTCTATCTCGCCAAGGCGCGTGGCCTGGAGCCGGCACCCCGAGCGGCCTTGTGGGGGCCCTCCTCGACCACGACGAGATCCCATACCCGCCAGCCGCTCCATGTCTTCGTCGCAGCATTGACCCTGCACGGCTCAGCGACGCTGGGGCGCCCTGCAGCAGGTTGCCTGGCCGACCGGCAGACGCCGCTGGACGACCTCCTGCCCGCCGCCTCGCGACGCCTGTTCTCCCGCGTGCTCGAGGCGCCCGATTTCGACCACCGCGTCGTCGCCATGGAAAGCTGGCTGCGCCACGCGTTCCGATGCGCCCCTCCACCGGATCCGGCAACGGCGATGATGGACGCGATGCTCGATCACCGGCTCCAGGGCCCCGTCTTCGAGATCGCCCGGGCAGCCGGCATCTCCGAGCGCGCCCTGCACAAGCGCTGCGAACGCCTGGTGGGCTTGTCGCCCAAGCGGCTCTTGAGGATCGCCCGGCTCCAGCGCGTCCTGGCGGTCCTGCATCCCTCGCCGTGGCTGACTCGCGCCGCCCCCGGCGAGGCCCTGCTCGAGTTTGCCGACGACTCCCATCTGGCTCACGACTTCAAGAGCCTCACCGGCCTCACCCTTTCCGCGTATCGGAACGCCAAGCTGGCCAGCGGCGACCGGCTCGTGCATACGGTGATCGAGGCCTAG
- a CDS encoding DUF1456 family protein, with amino-acid sequence MIHNDVLRSIRYMLDLSEPRVIEIIRLGDPAFVLEKDEVRALLLKEDEPGHEPCSDDVLARFLDGLIVHRRGRFDDRPARPIEARITNNLVLKKLRIAFELTDVDMLEVFASAGFRVSKPELSAFFRQPGHRNYRLCGDQILRNFLKGLTLHVRGVQGGAAEVT; translated from the coding sequence ATGATCCACAACGATGTCCTTCGCAGCATCCGCTACATGCTCGACCTCAGCGAGCCCAGGGTGATCGAAATCATCCGCCTGGGGGACCCCGCGTTCGTCCTCGAGAAGGACGAGGTGCGCGCACTGCTGCTCAAGGAGGACGAGCCCGGCCACGAGCCGTGCAGCGATGACGTGCTCGCGCGTTTTCTCGACGGCTTGATCGTGCACCGCCGTGGCAGGTTCGATGACCGCCCGGCGCGGCCGATCGAGGCGCGCATCACCAACAACCTCGTGCTCAAGAAGCTGCGCATCGCTTTCGAGCTGACCGATGTGGACATGCTCGAAGTATTCGCCAGTGCGGGCTTCCGCGTGTCGAAGCCGGAGCTCTCCGCGTTTTTCCGCCAACCGGGTCACCGCAACTACCGTCTTTGCGGCGACCAGATACTGCGCAACTTCCTCAAGGGACTGACGTTGCACGTGCGCGGTGTTCAAGGTGGCGCTGCCGAAGTCACCTGA
- a CDS encoding CopG family transcriptional regulator, whose product MSRLRSIAKPRIGGSDVTRASVSFPADVYAELERIATSKKVSVAWVVREAAERYVADQWPLLASTSKRSGE is encoded by the coding sequence ATGAGTCGTCTACGAAGCATCGCCAAGCCGCGGATAGGTGGCTCCGACGTCACGCGGGCTTCGGTCAGCTTTCCGGCAGATGTCTATGCGGAGCTCGAGCGCATCGCCACGTCAAAGAAGGTATCGGTGGCGTGGGTCGTCCGCGAGGCGGCCGAGCGTTACGTCGCCGATCAATGGCCATTGCTGGCCTCGACGTCCAAGAGGAGCGGGGAATGA
- a CDS encoding DUF2200 family protein: MYVKKAEVKGRTRHELDRILCWLTGYTPAGLREQLQSDNDLEAFYAQAPAFHPNAALITSVVRVIRGEDIEHPLMRKIRYLDKLVYELTKDKAVEKILRG, from the coding sequence ATGTACGTGAAGAAGGCCGAGGTCAAGGGCCGCACCCGGCATGAACTCGACCGGATCCTCTGCTGGCTGACCGGCTACACGCCGGCGGGCCTGCGCGAACAACTCCAAAGCGACAACGACCTGGAAGCCTTCTACGCCCAGGCACCGGCATTCCACCCAAACGCCGCGCTGATCACGAGCGTGGTCCGCGTGATCCGGGGGGAGGACATCGAACACCCGTTGATGCGCAAGATCCGCTACCTCGACAAACTCGTCTACGAGTTGACCAAGGACAAGGCAGTGGAGAAGATCCTGCGCGGGTGA
- a CDS encoding VOC family protein — protein MKIVTSLSFQGQCREAFEFYAKVLGGKITAAYPYGEAPPGMPITGEKYKTWLMHCWLDVGDQALMGADMDVAWAPNVDKPKNGFDVTLHTDDIAEARRWFDQLAEGGRPVMPFAETFWSPGYGSLVDRFGVPWMVNTVPSADWKPSQG, from the coding sequence ATGAAGATCGTGACCAGCCTGAGCTTCCAGGGGCAATGCCGCGAAGCGTTCGAATTCTATGCCAAGGTCCTCGGCGGCAAGATCACCGCCGCCTACCCTTACGGCGAAGCGCCGCCGGGAATGCCGATCACCGGTGAGAAATACAAGACCTGGCTCATGCACTGCTGGCTCGACGTCGGCGACCAGGCACTGATGGGGGCGGACATGGACGTGGCCTGGGCCCCCAACGTCGACAAGCCCAAGAACGGCTTCGACGTCACCCTGCACACCGACGACATCGCCGAGGCCAGGCGCTGGTTCGACCAACTGGCCGAAGGCGGCAGGCCGGTGATGCCGTTCGCGGAGACCTTCTGGTCGCCCGGATACGGCTCGCTGGTCGACCGCTTCGGCGTGCCGTGGATGGTCAACACCGTGCCATCGGCGGACTGGAAGCCGTCGCAAGGCTAG
- a CDS encoding very short patch repair endonuclease, with product MSTTAARSKIMAGVRRTGTTPELAVRDAVRRLSVRFTTDNTDLPGSPDLANRRRHFAIFVHGCFWHRHANCARATTPSSNREFWSNKFKANARRDRRVVRALRRLGFKVMVIWECRTRDPVALTGRIRRFFDS from the coding sequence TTGAGCACCACCGCCGCCAGATCGAAGATCATGGCCGGTGTGCGTCGTACGGGTACGACTCCGGAGCTCGCTGTGCGAGATGCAGTGCGCCGACTGAGCGTGCGCTTCACCACCGACAACACCGATCTGCCAGGTTCTCCGGATCTCGCCAATCGCCGCCGGCACTTCGCGATTTTCGTGCACGGCTGCTTCTGGCATCGTCACGCGAACTGCGCTCGGGCTACTACGCCGTCGAGCAATCGCGAGTTCTGGTCGAACAAGTTCAAGGCCAACGCGCGAAGGGACAGGCGCGTGGTGCGGGCGCTGCGGCGCCTCGGATTCAAGGTCATGGTGATCTGGGAGTGTCGGACACGAGACCCTGTTGCATTGACGGGACGGATTCGGCGATTTTTCGACTCGTGA